The following coding sequences are from one Candidatus Fermentibacter sp. window:
- a CDS encoding TldD/PmbA family protein, with product MKKLAEFAVAELAASGADYGDVRVEDRALERIAFRNRRLEEAATSSGEGVGVRAIIGGCWGFASATGLGRDSVAMAVERAVRIARSGAGRTGSPVRLAPQAPVQGSYSSPCVEDPFGIDTSEKIGLLEQCSCILNADPAISTTYAELYSERIDRVFANTDGTLVDSHLVHTQPFLLAYAVKDGDAQNRSLQTGARAAGWEWIRENDLPAASERIRDQAVEKVMASEGPSGVMDLVLDGINLSLTMHESVGHATESDRALGWEANMAGRTFVGLGDQGSLKYGSEIVNFTADNTMPIGLASWGWDDDGTPCQKWHTIRDGVFQEFGTVRETALLVGRSASRGCCRAQDFGYFPINRQPNFYLEPSETPMTPEELIAGVRHGILIEGRGSFSIDQNRVNFQFGGDFFREIRDGKPGRPLKKVLYGSRTTEFWGSCDGIADARFFQPMGLLTCGKGEPMQGARMTHGASPARFRGVTVGGGVR from the coding sequence ATGAAGAAGCTCGCCGAATTCGCCGTCGCGGAACTCGCGGCATCAGGAGCCGACTACGGCGACGTCCGCGTCGAGGACCGCGCCCTTGAGCGGATCGCCTTCAGGAACAGGCGCCTGGAGGAGGCCGCGACATCCTCGGGCGAAGGCGTCGGCGTCAGGGCGATAATCGGCGGCTGCTGGGGCTTCGCCTCGGCCACCGGCCTCGGCAGGGATTCGGTCGCCATGGCCGTCGAGAGGGCGGTCAGGATAGCCCGCAGCGGGGCGGGGCGCACCGGCTCCCCCGTGAGGCTCGCGCCCCAGGCGCCGGTACAGGGCTCGTATTCGTCGCCGTGCGTCGAGGATCCCTTCGGGATCGACACGTCCGAGAAGATCGGCCTCCTCGAGCAGTGCTCGTGCATCCTGAACGCCGACCCGGCGATCAGCACGACGTACGCCGAGCTGTACTCCGAGCGGATCGACAGGGTCTTCGCGAACACCGACGGCACGCTCGTGGACTCGCACCTCGTCCACACCCAGCCGTTCCTCCTCGCCTACGCGGTGAAGGACGGCGACGCCCAGAACAGATCGCTCCAGACCGGTGCCAGGGCTGCCGGCTGGGAGTGGATCAGGGAGAACGACCTCCCCGCGGCATCGGAGCGCATCAGGGACCAGGCCGTGGAGAAGGTGATGGCGTCCGAAGGCCCGTCCGGCGTGATGGACCTCGTGCTCGACGGCATCAACCTGAGCCTCACGATGCACGAGTCGGTCGGCCATGCCACCGAGAGCGACAGGGCTCTGGGCTGGGAGGCCAACATGGCCGGGCGCACATTCGTCGGCCTGGGCGACCAGGGCAGCCTGAAGTACGGGTCCGAGATCGTCAACTTCACGGCCGACAACACTATGCCGATCGGGCTCGCCTCCTGGGGCTGGGACGACGACGGCACCCCGTGCCAGAAGTGGCACACCATCAGGGACGGCGTCTTCCAGGAATTCGGCACGGTGCGCGAGACGGCGCTGCTCGTGGGCAGGAGCGCCAGCCGCGGCTGCTGCCGCGCGCAGGACTTCGGCTATTTCCCGATCAACAGGCAGCCCAACTTCTACCTCGAGCCCTCCGAGACGCCGATGACCCCGGAGGAGCTGATCGCGGGCGTCAGGCACGGCATCCTGATCGAGGGCAGGGGCTCCTTCAGCATCGACCAGAACAGGGTGAACTTCCAGTTCGGGGGCGACTTCTTCCGCGAGATCCGCGACGGGAAGCCCGGAAGGCCTCTCAAGAAGGTGCTGTACGGCTCCCGCACCACCGAGTTCTGGGGCTCCTGCGACGGCATCGCCGATGCCAGGTTCTTTCAGCCCATGGGGCTCCTGACCTGCGGGAAGGGCGAGCCCATGCAGGGGGCGAGGATGACGCACGGGGCCAGTCCGGCCAGGTTCCGCGGAGTGACCGTCGGGGGAGGGGTGAGATGA
- a CDS encoding CRTAC1 family protein, with protein MTIPLVLAFLAAGFEEELALRHFDEAMELAPDDSLAAEVYLAAGEYAMAAHLFTLVHEASGSPGSLFRLWTAVASEWSEDPPTMPAESAMRELESAGPPSTASEAAALFSLTSMLGDPDLSDRTAAEACRRWPGSPEVADILCGLFWDAQAPVWEDDSARAAVLAAFIDEWGWADATWRSRAWQYRVSALLGTADSAGWRGEVDFWIADCPDDPLPFLTGASLSIDRDSSWQEALAYADRGFAALGSGSWTMAGLRERERALTMPAVGADLSFRRAWALMELGRPAEASAAILPYLDDPGFFGPDDHHTLAAVWWLEGRLRERLNLFDAPAAFLRSAELGDTIDRWASRSIRELEESWGPAWLDSARTMEAYGGPVFEDVTWMLSDSLPVPAGRMAWADIDGDGWEDLMAGGRLYRNDGGEGFSDVTTLLGLDSLPGSDWVAGDLDSDGDADLACSGSAPRVFVNDSGVFRDPGCAMGVIPYPYPVEGVGLLDWNADGFLDVYFACYEKPGTLGEGSPDRFLLGGPDGFSEATDETGMIPFGDADLCGRGVSPCDYDRDGDVDVFVSDYRLQENLLWENTEGLASPAALEAGVAGHDKDGWWGHTIGSAWADFDNDGDWDLFSANLAHPRYIDLSDRSELLVNDGEAFGDERAARGIVYEETHSVPVWGDWNDDGLLDLYITSVYEGRRSFLYVQEQDGSFRDVTLLSGTRVMNGWGAASADFDRDGRLDLAVGSGSGMRLFRNVTRGGHWLLVRVDPPAGVNASGIGCTVEITQEGVARIRQVSGGSGTTCQDGALLHFGLPKAAGVEWSLFVPGSGEPFAVGSLDGVDRETSVP; from the coding sequence ATGACCATCCCCCTGGTTCTGGCGTTCCTGGCGGCCGGTTTCGAAGAGGAACTGGCCCTGAGGCATTTCGATGAGGCGATGGAGCTCGCCCCGGACGACTCGCTCGCGGCCGAGGTTTATCTGGCTGCAGGCGAGTACGCGATGGCCGCCCACCTCTTCACCCTGGTGCACGAGGCTTCGGGCTCCCCGGGCTCCCTGTTCCGCCTCTGGACGGCCGTAGCCAGCGAGTGGAGCGAGGATCCCCCGACGATGCCGGCGGAGTCGGCCATGCGCGAACTGGAGTCGGCCGGACCTCCCTCGACAGCCTCCGAAGCCGCCGCGCTCTTCAGCCTGACCTCCATGCTGGGCGACCCGGATCTCTCCGACAGAACGGCCGCCGAGGCCTGCCGGAGGTGGCCCGGATCGCCGGAGGTCGCCGATATCCTCTGCGGGCTGTTCTGGGATGCCCAGGCCCCGGTGTGGGAGGACGACTCCGCAAGAGCCGCCGTGCTTGCCGCCTTCATCGACGAGTGGGGCTGGGCCGACGCGACCTGGCGCTCCCGGGCCTGGCAATACCGGGTTTCCGCTCTTCTCGGCACGGCCGATTCGGCGGGATGGCGCGGCGAGGTGGACTTCTGGATCGCCGACTGTCCCGACGATCCCCTGCCCTTCCTCACAGGTGCTTCTCTTTCGATCGACCGCGACTCGTCGTGGCAGGAGGCGCTGGCATATGCCGACCGGGGCTTCGCGGCGCTCGGTTCCGGGAGCTGGACCATGGCCGGTCTGCGGGAGAGGGAGAGGGCGCTGACGATGCCCGCCGTCGGGGCGGACCTCTCGTTCCGGAGGGCCTGGGCCCTGATGGAGCTGGGTCGACCGGCGGAGGCTTCGGCAGCGATCCTGCCCTATCTCGACGACCCGGGCTTCTTCGGCCCCGACGACCACCATACCCTCGCGGCGGTGTGGTGGCTGGAGGGCAGGCTGAGGGAGCGCCTAAACCTCTTCGACGCCCCCGCGGCCTTCCTCCGCTCCGCAGAACTGGGGGACACCATCGACCGCTGGGCTTCGCGTTCGATCCGCGAGCTCGAGGAGTCGTGGGGCCCTGCCTGGCTCGATTCGGCGCGGACCATGGAGGCCTACGGAGGACCGGTCTTCGAGGATGTGACATGGATGCTCTCCGACTCCCTCCCCGTCCCGGCCGGGCGCATGGCCTGGGCGGACATCGACGGCGACGGCTGGGAGGACCTGATGGCCGGCGGCAGGCTGTACCGCAACGACGGAGGAGAAGGCTTCAGCGACGTCACCACCCTCCTGGGGCTCGACTCGCTGCCCGGGTCGGATTGGGTCGCAGGGGATCTCGACTCCGACGGAGACGCCGACCTGGCCTGTTCCGGATCTGCTCCGCGGGTGTTCGTCAACGATTCGGGAGTCTTCCGCGATCCCGGCTGCGCGATGGGCGTGATCCCATATCCGTACCCGGTGGAGGGCGTCGGCCTGCTCGACTGGAACGCCGATGGCTTTCTGGACGTGTATTTCGCCTGCTACGAGAAGCCCGGCACTCTCGGGGAGGGCTCGCCGGACAGGTTCCTCCTCGGCGGCCCCGACGGCTTTTCGGAGGCCACGGACGAAACCGGGATGATCCCCTTCGGTGACGCAGACCTGTGCGGCAGGGGAGTCAGCCCCTGCGACTACGACCGCGACGGTGACGTGGATGTCTTCGTGTCGGACTACCGCCTCCAGGAGAACCTGCTCTGGGAGAACACGGAGGGTCTCGCCTCCCCGGCTGCCCTCGAGGCCGGGGTGGCAGGGCACGACAAGGACGGCTGGTGGGGGCACACCATCGGCAGCGCCTGGGCCGACTTCGACAACGACGGCGACTGGGATCTCTTCAGCGCCAACCTGGCCCATCCCAGGTACATCGACCTGTCGGACAGGAGCGAGCTGCTGGTGAACGACGGCGAAGCGTTCGGGGACGAGAGGGCCGCCAGGGGGATAGTCTACGAGGAGACGCACTCGGTGCCGGTCTGGGGCGACTGGAACGACGACGGGCTGCTCGACCTCTACATCACCTCCGTGTACGAGGGCCGCAGGAGCTTCCTCTACGTCCAGGAGCAGGACGGATCGTTCCGCGACGTGACCCTGCTCTCCGGCACGAGGGTCATGAACGGCTGGGGGGCTGCGTCCGCGGATTTCGACAGGGACGGCAGGCTCGACCTGGCCGTGGGGTCGGGCAGCGGCATGAGGCTCTTCAGGAACGTCACCCGGGGGGGCCACTGGCTCCTGGTGAGGGTCGATCCACCCGCGGGCGTGAACGCGTCCGGCATCGGATGCACCGTCGAGATCACGCAGGAAGGCGTTGCCAGGATCAGGCAGGTCAGCGGCGGAAGCGGCACCACGTGCCAGGACGGTGCGCTCCTCCACTTCGGCCTGCCGAAAGCGGCGGGAGTGGAATGGAGCCTGTTCGTCCCGGGTTCCGGGGAACCCTTCGCCGTCGGCAGTCTCGACGGGGTGGACAGGGAGACGTCAGTCCCCTGA
- a CDS encoding thioredoxin family protein translates to MGLLSASEARQVGDLLAGMAKEVHVRLYTQRLNCGGCLDTERILAELAGLSPRISLEKLNALTDTVQRESDSIEGVPAIIVSDGTHNRVRLYGTPSGYEFSTLLSIITDAGSDKPVIEPATSDFLAALDRDLVIRVFVTPTCPHCPRAAVTAARLAAACPGVRADIVEAGEFPDLSRLYGVQGVPRTVVNEKLYLEGAIPEAAFVRALSGALPSLDSLEGPRDLLSFLDAAGE, encoded by the coding sequence ATGGGCCTTCTTTCGGCTTCCGAGGCGCGGCAGGTGGGCGACCTGCTCGCGGGCATGGCTAAGGAAGTCCATGTCAGACTCTACACCCAGAGGCTCAACTGCGGCGGCTGCCTCGACACCGAGCGGATCCTGGCCGAGCTGGCCGGTCTGTCGCCGAGGATCTCGCTCGAGAAGCTGAATGCCCTCACCGACACCGTGCAGCGGGAATCGGACTCCATCGAGGGGGTGCCTGCCATCATCGTTTCCGACGGCACGCACAACCGCGTCAGGCTCTACGGAACCCCCTCCGGATACGAGTTCTCGACCCTGCTGTCCATCATCACCGACGCCGGCTCGGACAAGCCCGTGATCGAGCCCGCGACATCGGACTTCCTGGCTGCGCTGGACAGGGACCTCGTGATCCGCGTCTTCGTGACGCCCACCTGCCCGCACTGCCCGCGCGCAGCCGTGACCGCCGCCAGGCTCGCTGCAGCATGCCCCGGGGTCAGGGCCGACATAGTCGAGGCCGGCGAATTCCCCGATCTTTCGAGGCTGTACGGAGTCCAGGGCGTGCCCAGGACTGTGGTGAACGAGAAACTTTACCTGGAGGGTGCAATCCCTGAGGCGGCGTTCGTCAGGGCGCTCTCCGGGGCGCTCCCGTCCCTCGACTCCCTCGAGGGCCCGCGCGACCTCCTCTCGTTCCTGGACGCAGCCGGGGAATGA
- a CDS encoding metallopeptidase TldD-related protein: MTREEMLDFVQQVLGAVSVGHSVAELDEERVALVRFGRNSVTQNMDTFRRELRLWVGDGSRKAEYRTHRIDAGAIPEVVRTAEQKLRMSSPDPEYVPPADEGQIYPLVDAWDEETGRVEPGPRMDAASAAVEASGAAGTEAAGTSRMESSRIALATSTGNLCFHEATEGAFQITVQAGSGSSYRSVSSKAWRDIPVRSTIDEVIAEAKASRDPSPSEPGSIDVVLEPQAVADLVPYMLMSLDARTTDEGITVFGDMEGKRVASEEFTLESDLHGEVPGRPFDGDGLATEDQVWIDSGILRTMMCDRFWAEKSGRPAVVNPGCFGVRGAHGTASELAAQSGRCLRIRRLWYIRYVDQKSLILTGMTRDGVFLCENGSARPVEDFRWNWRPLDLLSRIEALGTPERKGFMVVPPMLLRGVPV, encoded by the coding sequence ATGACTCGCGAGGAGATGCTCGACTTCGTGCAGCAGGTCCTGGGGGCGGTCTCCGTCGGGCATTCGGTGGCCGAGCTCGACGAGGAGAGGGTCGCCCTGGTCAGGTTCGGCCGCAATTCCGTGACGCAGAACATGGACACCTTCAGGCGGGAGCTGAGGCTCTGGGTCGGCGACGGCTCGAGGAAGGCCGAGTACCGCACCCACAGGATAGATGCAGGAGCCATACCGGAAGTCGTGCGCACGGCCGAGCAGAAGCTCCGGATGTCCTCGCCGGACCCGGAGTACGTGCCCCCGGCCGACGAAGGTCAGATCTATCCCCTCGTCGACGCATGGGACGAGGAGACAGGCAGGGTCGAACCGGGTCCCAGGATGGACGCGGCCTCGGCCGCCGTCGAGGCGTCCGGTGCAGCCGGGACCGAGGCTGCCGGTACGTCGCGGATGGAGTCGAGCAGGATCGCGCTGGCCACCAGCACCGGCAACCTCTGCTTCCACGAGGCCACCGAAGGGGCCTTCCAGATCACCGTGCAGGCCGGCAGCGGATCGAGCTACAGGTCGGTCTCGTCGAAGGCCTGGCGCGACATCCCGGTTCGCAGCACGATCGACGAGGTCATCGCCGAGGCGAAGGCCTCCCGCGATCCTTCACCATCGGAGCCGGGCTCGATCGACGTCGTCCTCGAGCCGCAGGCGGTGGCCGACCTGGTGCCCTACATGCTGATGTCCCTCGACGCCCGCACCACCGACGAGGGGATCACCGTCTTCGGCGACATGGAGGGGAAGCGGGTGGCTTCCGAGGAGTTCACTCTCGAGAGCGACCTCCACGGGGAGGTTCCAGGCAGGCCCTTCGACGGAGACGGACTGGCCACGGAGGACCAGGTCTGGATCGATTCCGGGATACTCAGGACGATGATGTGCGACAGGTTCTGGGCGGAGAAGTCGGGCAGGCCGGCAGTGGTCAACCCCGGCTGCTTCGGGGTCAGGGGCGCGCACGGCACCGCTTCCGAGCTGGCCGCGCAGAGCGGCAGGTGCCTCCGGATCAGGCGCCTGTGGTACATCCGCTACGTCGACCAGAAGTCGCTGATCCTCACGGGTATGACTCGAGACGGCGTGTTCCTGTGCGAGAACGGTTCCGCCAGGCCGGTGGAGGACTTCAGGTGGAACTGGAGGCCGCTCGACCTGCTGTCACGCATCGAGGCGCTCGGCACCCCGGAGAGGAAGGGCTTCATGGTCGTCCCGCCGATGCTCTTGCGCGGCGTCCCCGTCTGA
- a CDS encoding SoxR reducing system RseC family protein translates to MRQNGIVKETRDSDGTALVALMGADGCASCSSKGGCGIFCSAAGGSKEAWVANPVQAARGDRVEVELAPAASLALSGALFIVPVVVLVVSLALLPSGASSSRTAVHALAGLVLGVASGVLASRLVSRRRGFDLKIVSVIGSGPAA, encoded by the coding sequence ATGAGGCAGAACGGGATCGTGAAGGAAACGCGGGACAGTGACGGGACGGCGCTCGTGGCCCTGATGGGGGCCGACGGATGCGCATCGTGCTCGTCGAAGGGCGGATGCGGGATCTTCTGCTCCGCCGCCGGGGGGTCGAAGGAGGCCTGGGTGGCGAATCCAGTGCAGGCCGCCCGGGGTGACCGCGTGGAGGTCGAGCTGGCCCCTGCCGCCTCGCTCGCCCTCTCGGGGGCGCTGTTCATCGTGCCGGTGGTCGTGCTGGTGGTTTCACTCGCCCTGCTGCCGTCCGGAGCCTCGTCCTCGCGCACCGCGGTGCATGCCCTGGCCGGGCTGGTGCTCGGCGTGGCCTCCGGCGTCCTCGCGTCCAGGCTCGTCTCGAGGCGGAGGGGCTTCGATCTGAAGATAGTTTCGGTGATCGGCAGCGGACCCGCGGCCTGA